In one Zobellia galactanivorans genomic region, the following are encoded:
- a CDS encoding SulP family inorganic anion transporter — protein sequence MRRFLPFLEWIPDYNKNWFSKDLVAGLTVGIILIPQGMAYAMIAGLPPVYGLYASLLPMIAYAVFGTSRQLAVGPVAMDSLLVAAGLATLAITSVDDYIGMALLLAFTVGAIQLTLGLLRMGFLVNFLSKPVISGFTSAAALIIMFSQLKHLLGVDITRSNRFDVLLVNAFEKMPDTNLYDFAIGLVGIVIIVALKKIDKRIPGILFVVILGILVVYLLQLPAFGVHIVGEIPTGLPSFRLHSFNVDALLELAPIAVTLALIGYLEAISIGKSLEEQTGEETIDANKELIALGSSNMLGSFFQSYVVTGSFSRSAINAQAGAKTPMALFFSAIVVAITLLFLTPLFYYLPNAVLASIIMVSVFGLIDIAYPKSLWEYRKDELFVLVITFLITLFAGISEGILIGVLLSLLLMVYKSSKPHFAVLGRIEGSDYYKNIDRFSQNVLVRDDLLIVRFDSQLYFGNKNYFKKELLKNVAKKGSKLKGIILNAEAISYIDSSAAQMLKRVIEEFHDKGLQFYISGATGPTRDTIFSSGIIDALNKKCLFVQTKEAVDYFDNMTPLSILSEKVACQNHRNSN from the coding sequence ATGCGAAGATTTCTCCCTTTTTTGGAGTGGATTCCAGACTATAACAAGAACTGGTTTTCCAAAGACTTGGTGGCAGGCCTGACGGTAGGGATCATATTGATTCCACAGGGCATGGCCTACGCCATGATTGCAGGCCTTCCTCCGGTATACGGTCTCTACGCTTCTTTATTGCCCATGATTGCCTACGCCGTTTTCGGTACGTCTAGGCAATTGGCCGTGGGGCCAGTTGCCATGGACTCGCTTTTGGTGGCTGCAGGTTTGGCTACCTTGGCTATTACTTCGGTAGACGATTATATTGGTATGGCCCTGCTTTTGGCTTTTACCGTTGGGGCTATACAATTGACATTAGGACTTTTACGAATGGGTTTTTTGGTGAATTTTCTATCGAAACCGGTCATAAGTGGCTTTACCTCGGCCGCGGCATTGATAATTATGTTCAGCCAGTTGAAGCACCTTTTGGGGGTAGATATCACCCGCAGCAACCGCTTTGACGTATTATTGGTGAACGCATTTGAAAAGATGCCCGACACTAATTTATACGATTTTGCCATTGGTTTGGTGGGCATTGTGATTATTGTGGCCTTAAAAAAAATCGATAAACGTATACCTGGTATACTCTTCGTGGTCATTTTGGGTATTTTGGTGGTTTACTTATTGCAGTTGCCCGCTTTTGGGGTGCACATCGTAGGGGAGATTCCTACCGGCTTGCCCTCGTTCCGGCTTCACAGTTTCAATGTCGATGCCTTGCTGGAATTGGCGCCTATTGCGGTGACACTTGCACTTATTGGGTATTTGGAGGCAATTTCCATAGGGAAATCGTTGGAGGAACAAACCGGGGAAGAAACCATAGATGCCAATAAGGAACTTATTGCCCTAGGCAGCTCGAATATGTTGGGGTCCTTTTTTCAGTCGTATGTGGTAACGGGTAGTTTTTCGCGTTCGGCCATTAACGCACAAGCCGGGGCAAAAACCCCTATGGCCTTGTTCTTTAGCGCCATTGTCGTAGCCATCACCCTTTTGTTTCTTACGCCGCTTTTCTATTATTTGCCCAATGCCGTCTTGGCGAGCATTATTATGGTTTCGGTATTCGGACTTATCGATATCGCCTACCCGAAAAGCCTTTGGGAGTATCGTAAAGACGAACTCTTTGTGCTGGTTATCACGTTTTTGATTACGCTTTTTGCCGGTATATCGGAAGGAATATTGATCGGTGTGTTATTGTCGCTGTTGTTGATGGTATACAAAAGCTCAAAGCCCCACTTTGCTGTTTTGGGGAGAATAGAAGGGTCCGATTATTATAAAAATATCGATAGGTTCAGCCAGAATGTTTTGGTACGTGACGATTTGCTTATTGTACGTTTTGATTCACAGCTGTATTTTGGGAATAAAAACTATTTCAAAAAAGAACTTTTAAAAAATGTAGCTAAAAAAGGCAGCAAGCTCAAAGGCATCATACTTAATGCCGAGGCCATTAGTTATATCGATTCCAGTGCGGCACAAATGCTTAAACGGGTGATTGAAGAGTTTCACGATAAAGGACTTCAGTTTTATATTTCGGGGGCAACAGGGCCGACAAGGGACACGATTTTCAGCAGTGGTATTATCGATGCCCTGAACAAGAAGTGCCTCTTCGTTCAGACAAAGGAAGCGGTCGATTATTTTGATAACATGACCCCCTTGTCCATTTTAAGCGAGAAAGTGGCCTGCCAAAACCATCGGAACAGTAACTAA
- a CDS encoding MBL fold metallo-hydrolase produces the protein MKIEQIYTGCLAQGAYYIESKGEVAIIDPLREVEPYIERAEKDGAKIKYIFETHFHADFVSGHVTLSKETGAPIVYGPNANPSFDAIIASDGQVFKLGDISIQVLHTPGHTMESTTYLLKDETGKDHAIFSGDTLFLGDVGRPDLAQKAADMTQDDLAGLLFDSLRNKIMPLSDDITVYPAHGAGSACGKNMMKETVDTLGNQKRVNYALRADMTKEEFIKEVTDGLLPPPKYFPLNVKMNKEGYEDIADVLNRGTTALDPDAFEAMANETGAVVLDVRHQDDFVKGHIPRSIFIGLNGDFAPWVGALIADTEQPLLLVTPEGMEEEAVTRLSRVGFDATIGILEGGFEAWKKAGKDYDTINSVSAEEAKPQIENKEMPVFDVRKESEYLSEHAVNAENTPLDFINDYMGEFPKEKTFFVHCAGGYRSVIAESILKSRGIHNFVDIGGGFGAMKNAGIPSTDYVCPTTL, from the coding sequence ATGAAGATAGAACAGATATATACAGGATGCCTGGCACAGGGCGCATATTACATTGAAAGCAAAGGTGAAGTGGCGATTATTGATCCACTTCGTGAAGTAGAACCCTATATCGAAAGGGCCGAAAAAGACGGGGCAAAGATCAAATATATTTTTGAGACCCATTTTCACGCCGATTTTGTCAGTGGCCACGTTACCCTTTCCAAGGAAACCGGTGCACCCATCGTATACGGACCCAATGCCAACCCTTCCTTTGACGCTATAATAGCAAGTGACGGACAGGTATTTAAGCTTGGGGATATTAGTATACAAGTATTACATACCCCTGGGCACACTATGGAAAGTACCACCTATTTGTTGAAGGACGAAACAGGAAAAGACCATGCCATTTTCTCAGGTGATACCTTGTTCCTAGGAGATGTAGGTAGACCCGACCTGGCCCAAAAGGCGGCCGATATGACCCAAGACGATCTAGCGGGCCTATTGTTCGATAGCTTACGGAACAAGATCATGCCCCTGTCCGATGATATTACCGTTTATCCGGCACATGGTGCAGGTTCGGCCTGTGGTAAGAATATGATGAAGGAAACAGTGGATACCTTGGGCAATCAAAAAAGGGTAAACTACGCATTGCGGGCCGATATGACCAAGGAGGAGTTCATCAAAGAAGTGACCGACGGTTTGCTTCCTCCTCCAAAATATTTTCCGCTGAACGTTAAAATGAACAAAGAAGGCTATGAAGATATAGCCGATGTTTTGAATCGGGGCACCACCGCTTTGGATCCAGATGCCTTTGAGGCCATGGCCAATGAAACCGGTGCCGTGGTGTTGGACGTAAGGCATCAAGACGATTTTGTAAAAGGCCATATCCCTAGGTCGATTTTTATCGGACTTAACGGCGATTTTGCTCCGTGGGTAGGAGCCCTTATTGCAGATACCGAGCAACCGCTCTTATTGGTGACGCCGGAAGGTATGGAAGAAGAGGCGGTAACCCGTTTGTCCCGTGTTGGTTTTGATGCTACTATCGGAATTCTTGAAGGGGGATTCGAAGCATGGAAGAAAGCCGGGAAAGATTACGATACCATTAACTCCGTTTCTGCGGAAGAGGCAAAACCACAGATCGAAAATAAGGAAATGCCCGTTTTCGACGTGAGAAAAGAGAGTGAGTATCTTTCGGAACACGCGGTCAATGCGGAAAACACACCATTGGATTTTATAAACGACTACATGGGGGAATTCCCTAAGGAAAAAACATTTTTTGTTCACTGTGCCGGAGGCTATCGTTCGGTCATAGCGGAATCGATATTAAAAAGTAGGGGAATACATAATTTTGTGGATATAGGCGGCGGTTTCGGAGCCATGAAGAATGCAGGTATTCCGTCAACGGACTATGTTTGCCCTACGACCTTATAA
- a CDS encoding DUF7079 family protein has translation MKADKKKPKASLGKLPDGSWAGDKSQNVVLEQRLPIWQSISELYLDTELQPHDYHSITRTFLDSGLSLNELKAIDRYEVFPVLKANLINTLGEWRGFDETWLNEECTKHYLKRNKRWFRWKIRFYDYFLFSMRKDHWIEIENRMKDASN, from the coding sequence ATGAAAGCTGATAAAAAGAAACCTAAAGCATCCCTAGGCAAATTGCCTGATGGTTCATGGGCGGGAGACAAATCCCAGAACGTAGTATTGGAGCAAAGACTTCCGATATGGCAATCCATTTCAGAACTATATCTAGATACGGAACTACAACCTCACGATTACCATTCCATCACCCGTACTTTTCTTGACTCAGGTCTATCGCTAAACGAACTAAAAGCCATTGACCGGTACGAGGTTTTTCCCGTGCTAAAGGCCAATTTAATAAATACCTTAGGTGAATGGAGAGGTTTCGATGAGACCTGGTTGAACGAAGAATGCACAAAGCACTATCTAAAAAGAAACAAGCGCTGGTTCAGATGGAAGATTCGATTTTACGATTACTTCCTATTCTCCATGCGAAAAGACCATTGGATAGAAATAGAAAACCGAATGAAAGACGCCAGCAATTAG
- the porA gene encoding beta-porphyranase PorA, whose translation MKKVLLFLIFLVSANLSAQLPSPTNGKKWEKVEQLSDEFNGNSIDTNKWYDYHPFWEGRAPSNFKKGNAFVSDGFLNLRSTLRKEPSSVQDPFKDIWVDAAAAVSKTKAQPGYYYEARFKASSLSMTSSFWFRVGQFSEIDVIEHIGNPSKENRQDDLPYQYHVNTHYYGKHAGLQPLGTEYKMPGRGRDNFYTYGFWWKSPNELLFYFNGKQVMRIVPRVPLDEELRMIFDTEVFPFATAGVANIGLPKPENLRDNSKNTMKVDWVRVYKLVDGTAAEDSSDAPIGSYISLKKTQGDGKFVTGEKDGSQLVARGSTVQSWEKFKVEKHPKGGITLKANSNGKYVQVQGSDINKPVRAAGDFQGDWEQFEWKSKGNGLVALKNVLTGKWLQAPWTENNAIIRPKGPVDNGWETFAWKKETSPTASTALSAQLETKTVDGIRVYPSPASETLTIEGVEGENGLRVFDSTGNPVLKKEGILGRKERLNVSGLIKGNYLLRTGSGEQTWFQKN comes from the coding sequence ATGAAAAAAGTATTACTATTTTTAATTTTTTTAGTAAGCGCAAATCTTTCTGCGCAATTACCATCTCCTACAAACGGGAAGAAATGGGAAAAGGTTGAACAATTATCCGATGAATTTAACGGCAACTCCATTGACACCAATAAGTGGTATGATTACCACCCTTTTTGGGAGGGCCGAGCCCCCAGCAATTTTAAAAAAGGGAATGCTTTCGTAAGTGACGGTTTCCTAAACCTTCGTTCTACATTAAGAAAAGAACCAAGTAGCGTTCAAGATCCTTTTAAGGATATTTGGGTAGATGCTGCCGCGGCGGTTTCCAAGACCAAGGCCCAACCCGGATATTATTACGAGGCTCGCTTTAAGGCCTCCTCTTTGTCTATGACTTCTTCGTTTTGGTTCCGCGTTGGCCAATTTTCTGAAATCGATGTTATCGAGCATATTGGAAATCCATCCAAAGAAAACCGACAGGACGATCTTCCTTATCAATATCATGTTAATACACATTATTACGGAAAACATGCCGGATTGCAACCACTTGGAACCGAATATAAAATGCCCGGCAGGGGAAGGGATAATTTTTACACCTATGGATTCTGGTGGAAGAGTCCTAATGAACTTCTTTTTTACTTCAATGGCAAGCAGGTTATGCGTATCGTTCCAAGAGTGCCTTTAGACGAGGAATTAAGAATGATTTTTGACACAGAAGTATTCCCTTTTGCCACGGCAGGTGTTGCCAATATCGGACTTCCTAAGCCGGAAAACCTCCGTGACAATTCTAAAAACACCATGAAAGTAGATTGGGTACGGGTGTATAAATTGGTTGACGGCACCGCCGCGGAAGACAGTTCCGATGCTCCGATCGGCAGTTACATTTCCCTCAAAAAAACGCAAGGCGACGGTAAATTTGTAACCGGTGAAAAAGATGGCAGCCAATTGGTTGCAAGAGGCTCGACCGTTCAAAGCTGGGAAAAATTCAAAGTAGAAAAACACCCTAAAGGCGGGATTACCCTTAAGGCCAATTCCAATGGTAAATATGTACAAGTTCAAGGAAGCGACATCAACAAACCGGTAAGGGCCGCGGGCGATTTTCAGGGCGATTGGGAACAATTCGAATGGAAATCCAAAGGAAACGGACTTGTAGCCTTGAAAAACGTGCTTACGGGCAAATGGCTACAGGCTCCATGGACCGAAAACAACGCGATAATCCGACCGAAAGGGCCCGTAGATAATGGTTGGGAAACTTTTGCTTGGAAAAAGGAGACATCACCTACCGCCAGTACGGCGCTTTCCGCCCAGTTGGAGACAAAGACCGTAGATGGAATAAGAGTGTATCCCAGCCCCGCATCGGAAACCTTGACTATTGAGGGAGTGGAGGGCGAAAATGGTTTACGTGTTTTTGACTCGACGGGCAATCCAGTCCTTAAAAAAGAAGGCATACTAGGCCGTAAAGAACGATTAAACGTTTCCGGTCTTATCAAAGGCAACTACCTATTGCGCACTGGATCAGGTGAACAAACCTGGTTTCAGAAAAACTGA
- a CDS encoding ASCH domain-containing protein, translating into MKHLILITFLVLSSCKGETKAEQELAINPSVQEMWERFTTSYPEFKEEEQPESWFFHDNEEDANRLAELVVQGKKQAGSGLYSWYKEAKANLPSVGTKHIITDFDGTARAIIETKKVDTIPFNQISEAYAALDMGTTNEALQKWKKAHWDFFTSTMKESEKQATEDMLVVCEYFETLWP; encoded by the coding sequence ATGAAACACCTCATCCTAATTACCTTTCTCGTATTAAGCAGCTGTAAAGGCGAAACAAAAGCGGAGCAAGAGCTTGCCATAAATCCTTCCGTTCAAGAGATGTGGGAGCGTTTTACCACATCCTATCCGGAGTTTAAGGAAGAGGAACAACCTGAGTCTTGGTTTTTTCACGATAATGAAGAAGATGCCAATCGTTTGGCCGAATTGGTCGTACAAGGGAAAAAGCAAGCGGGTTCAGGACTCTATTCTTGGTACAAAGAAGCCAAGGCAAATTTGCCATCCGTAGGCACAAAACACATTATTACCGATTTTGACGGAACCGCAAGGGCAATCATTGAAACCAAAAAGGTAGATACCATTCCCTTTAACCAAATCTCTGAAGCTTACGCCGCCCTAGATATGGGAACGACCAATGAAGCCCTACAAAAATGGAAGAAGGCGCATTGGGATTTCTTTACAAGTACAATGAAAGAAAGCGAAAAGCAAGCCACGGAAGACATGCTCGTTGTTTGTGAGTATTTTGAAACCCTATGGCCGTGA